AATTTTCTGTTGTCATGCCAATGAAAATCTAGTAGTTTTGGCTTTCTCATAAGAGGAATTTTAATTAAAGAATATTAGATATATCACTGGAGAACGACATGGCTAAAGGTCCAAGAGTAGTAATTACACTTGAATGTACTGAAGCGAGAAAGATAGGAAAAACTCCTTCTCGTTACACAACTACTAAAAACAAGAAGACAACACCTGATCGTATTGAAATTAAGAAATACAACCCTTTCTTAAAGAAACATACGATTCACAAAGAAATTAAATAATTCTAAAGAGAACCTTTAGATTTATATAATAAGGCCAGCTTTTTGCGGGCCTTTTTTGTTTGTATTTCAATAAGTTATGACTCAAAAAAGTCATTATTTCGCTATAGTTCCCACTCTTTTTGTCGATAAGTCCTATGTAATTTTTATGAAATCAAGGCGACTAAATTGGCTTTAAAAGTATTAATTGTAGACCCTAGTGATGAATGGCTCGAAAATGCGGCCAAGTTTCTAGTAGAACAATTCTATGAAATAACCAAAGTAAATAACGGTAAAGACGCTCAGCTTGCTTTGTATAATGACAAGTTCTTTGCTGTCGTTATGAATTTCGATACAAAGAACCACTCTGGAATGCAGGTTTTAAAGTTTATTAAGACGAATCATCCAAGTCAGCGAGTGGTAATGGTACTTGAGTCTCAGGAAATTATAGACTCAGGAAAAACATCTGAAG
This window of the Halobacteriovorax sp. HLS genome carries:
- the rpmG gene encoding 50S ribosomal protein L33 yields the protein MAKGPRVVITLECTEARKIGKTPSRYTTTKNKKTTPDRIEIKKYNPFLKKHTIHKEIK